Part of the Mycolicibacterium mageritense genome is shown below.
CGACGGCGCGGTGTTCTGTGCGCGTGAAGCCGCGCGCATCATGTCGGGGCAACTGCCGCGCGGTGGGCGCATCATCAACAACGGCTCGCTGTCCGCGCACCGACCCCGCCCCAAGAGCCTCGCCTATACCGTCACCAAGCACGCGATCAGCGGCTTGACCGCCTCAATGTTGTTGGATCTGCGCGACCTTGACATCTGCGTGACGCAGATCGACATCGGCAATGCCGCCACCAGCATGACGGCCGGGTTCAGTCATCAGACGCCGCAGGCGAACGGAAGCCTGGCCGCCGAGCCGACTTTCGACGTGGTGCATGTCGCGCGTGCGATCGCCCATCTGGTCGATCTGCCGCTCGACGTCTCGGTCCCGTCGTTGACCGTGATGGCACGGGCGATGCCGTACTTCGGCCGGGGTTGAATCCTGG
Proteins encoded:
- a CDS encoding SDR family oxidoreductase translates to MQKVVVITGAGSGIGRETARVLLDAGHHVVLAGRTAESLAATADSRPNARVVPTDVTDAASVRALFADVVSTFGRVDVLFNNAGVFGPSASVAEIDDDGWQAAWRTNVDGAVFCAREAARIMSGQLPRGGRIINNGSLSAHRPRPKSLAYTVTKHAISGLTASMLLDLRDLDICVTQIDIGNAATSMTAGFSHQTPQANGSLAAEPTFDVVHVARAIAHLVDLPLDVSVPSLTVMARAMPYFGRG